Proteins encoded together in one Antennarius striatus isolate MH-2024 chromosome 13, ASM4005453v1, whole genome shotgun sequence window:
- the LOC137606162 gene encoding histone H2B 3-like: MVEQQKVAKKGSKKGLTKPKDGKRKRRRPRKESYAIYVYKVLKQVHPDTGISSKAMGIMNSFVSDIFERIASEASRLAHYNKRSTITSREIQTAVRLLLPGELAKHAVSEGTKAVTKYTSSK; the protein is encoded by the coding sequence ATGGTTGAGCAACAGAAGGTAGCGAAGAAGGGGTCCAAGAAGGGGTTGACCAAGCCGAaggatggaaagagaaagaggaggagacccAGGAAGGAGAGCTATGCCATCTACGTGTACAAGGTCCTGAAGCAGGTCCACCCTGACACCGGGATCTCCTCCAAGGCGATGGGCATCATGAACTCCTTTGTGAGCGATATTTTCGAGCGGATCGCCAGTGAGGCTTCCCGCCTCGCTCACTATAACAAACGCTCCACCATCACCTCCAGAGAGATCCAGACCGCTGTCCGCCTGCTGCTGCCCGGTGAGCTCGCCAAGCACGCCGTGTCCGAGGGCACCAAGGCGGTGACCAAGTACACCAGCTCCAAGTAG
- the LOC137606009 gene encoding histone H1-like, with amino-acid sequence MTDEVAPAAPAAQAKTNPKKKKPTATKKPGGPPMSKLIKDVVGSCKDRRGMSMQSVKKALADKGVDTDKNNKRINVVLTRMVTNEALVQVKGLGASGSYKLPKGEPAKKEKKEDKKKKPTAKKPVAKKPAAKKSPKKPAAKKSAAKPKKASAKKPAVKKPAAKKVASRSTAAKSLAKKPSAKVAKKSSPVKKSADRKTSRAKGTKSAKQAKGSKAKK; translated from the coding sequence ATGACGGACGAAGTAGCACCGGCCGCACCCGCCGCTCAGGCTAAAACCAACCCGAAGAAAAAGAAGCCAACCGCCACCAAGAAGCCCGGTGGTCCTCCCATGTCGAAGCTTATCAAGGACGTTGTTGGCAGCTGCAAGGACCGGCGTGGGATGTCGATGCAATCAGTCAAGAAGGCTCTTGCTGATAAAGGGGTGGACACCGATAAGAACAACAAGCGGATCAATGTGGTCCTGACCAGGATGGTGACCAATGAAGCTCTGGTCCAGGTCAAGGGTTTGGGAGCTTCTGGTTCCTACAAACTCCCTAAAGGGGAAcctgcaaagaaagagaagaaagaggacaagaagaagaagcctaCAGCCAAGAAGCCAGTGGCAAAGAAGCCTGCTGCAAAGAAATCACCTAAAAAGCCTGCAGCTAAAAAGTCTGCAGCAAAGCCTAAAAAGGCTTCAGCCAAGAAGCCTGCAGTCAAAAAGCCTGCTGCTAAGAAGGTGGCATCGAGGTCAACAGCTGCAAAATCACTTGCAAAGAAACCATCAGCTAAGGTGGCCAAGAAGAGCAGTCCTGTGAAGaagtctgcagacaggaagactTCCAGGGCCAAGGGGACAAAGTCAGCTAAACAAGCAAAGGGATCAAAAGCCAAGAAGTAA
- the LOC137606010 gene encoding histone H3-like, with amino-acid sequence MARTKQTARKSTGGKAPRKQLATKAARKSAPATGGVKKPHRYRPGTVALREIRRYQKSTELLIRKLPFQRLVREIAQDFKTDLRFQSSAVMALQESSEAYLVGLFEDTNLCAIHAKRVTIMPKDIQLARRIRGERA; translated from the coding sequence ATGGCAAGAACCAAGCAGACAGCCCGTAAATCCACCGGAGGAAAGGCTCCTAGGAAACAGCTGGCCACCAAAGCTGCCCGTAAGAGCGCTCCTGCCACTGGCGGAGTGAAGAAGCCTCACCGTTACAGGCCCGGTACCGTGGCCCTGAGAGAGATCCGTCGTTACCAGAAGTCCACCGAGCTGCTGATCCGCAAGCTGCCCTTCCAGCGCCTGGTGAGAGAGATCGCTCAGGACTTCAAGACCGATCTCCGTTTCCAGAGCTCTGCTGTCATGGCTCTACAGGAGTCCAGCGAGGCTTACCTGGTGGGTCTGTTCGAGGACACCAACTTGTGCGCCATCCACGCCAAGAGGGTCACCATCATGCCCAAAGACATCCAGCTGGCCCGCCGCATCCGCGGGGAGAGGGCTTAG
- the LOC137605707 gene encoding histone H4 produces the protein MSGRGKGGKGLGKGGAKRHRKVLRDNIQGITKPAIRRLARRGGVKRISGLIYEETRGVLKVFLENVIRDAVTYTEHAKRKTVTAMDVVYALKRQGRTLYGFGG, from the coding sequence ATGAGCGGAAGAGGAAAGGGAGGCAAGGGACTCGGTAAAGGAGGCGCCAAGCGTCACCGCAAGGTTCTGCGTGATAACATCCAGGGGATCACCAAGCCCGCCATCCGCCGTCTGGCTCGCCGTGGTGGAGTGAAGCGTATCTCCGGTCTGATCTACGAGGAGACCCGCGGTGTGCTGAAGGTGTTCCTGGAGAACGTGATCCGTGACGCCGTCACCTACACCGAGCACGCCAAGAGGAAGACGGTCACCGCCATGGATGTGGTGTACGCCCTGAAGAGACAGGGCCGCACCCTGTACGGCTTCGGGGGTTAA
- the LOC137605705 gene encoding histone H2B.1/H2B.2-like, with protein sequence MPGDVVKGGKGGKKGSKKAAAKVTKGTRKKRRPRKESYAIYVYKVLKQVHPDTGISSKAMSIMNSFVNDIFERIASEASRLAHYNKRSTISSREIQTAVRLLLPGELAKHAVSEGTKAVTKYTSSK encoded by the coding sequence ATGCCAGGTGACGTGGTGAAAGGAGGCAAAGGAGGGAAGAAAGGGTCGAAGAAGGCCGCAGCGAAGGTTACCAAAGGcaccaggaagaagaggagacccAGGAAGGAGAGCTATGCCATCTATGTGTACAAAGTCCTGAAGCAGGTCCACCCTGACACCGGGATCTCCTCCAAGGCGATGAGCATCATGAACTCCTTCGTGAATGACATCTTTGAGAGGATCGCCAGTGAGGCTTCCCGCCTCGCTCATTACAACAAACGCTCCACCATCAGCTCCAGGGAGATCCAGACCGCTGTCCGCCTGCTGCTGCCCGGTGAGCTCGCCAAGCACGCCGTGTCCGAGGGCACCAAGGCGGTGACCAAGTACACCAGCTCCAAGTAG
- the LOC137605706 gene encoding histone H2B 7-like, which produces MVGETNKAPKKGSKKAMSKPKDGKKKRKRPRKESYAIYVYKVLKQVHPDTGISSKAMSIMNSFVSDIFERIASEASRLAHYNKRSTISSREIQTAVRLLLPGELAKHAVSEGTKAVTKYTSSK; this is translated from the coding sequence ATGGTTggtgaaacaaacaaagcacCGAAGAAGGGCTCCAAGAAGGCGATGAGCAAGCCGAAGGatggaaagaagaagaggaagagaccCAGGAAGGAAAGCTACGCCATCTATGTGTACAAGGTCCTGAAGCAGGTCCACCCTGACACGGGGATCTCCTCCAAGGCGATGAGCATCATGAACTCCTTCGTGAGTGACATCTTCGAGAGGATCGCCAGTGAGGCTTCCCGCCTCGCTCATTACAACAAGCGTTCCACCATCAGCTCCAGAGAGATCCAGACCGCGGTCCGCCTCCTGCTGCCCGGTGAGCTCGCCAAGCACGCCGTGTCCGAGGGCACCAAGGCGGTGACCAAGTACACCAGCTCCAAGTAG
- the LOC137605703 gene encoding histone H3 — protein MARTKQTARKSTGGKAPRKQLATKAARKSAPATGGVKKPHRYRPGTVALREIRRYQKSTELLIRKLPFQRLVREIAQDFKTDLRFQSSAVMALQEASEAYLVGLFEDTNLCAIHAKRVTIMPKDIQLARRIRGERA, from the coding sequence ATGGCAAGAACCAAGCAGACAGCCCGTAAATCCACCGGAGGAAAGGCTCCCAGGAAACAGTTGGCCACCAAAGCTGCCCGTAAGAGCGCTCCGGCCACCGGCGGAGTGAAGAAGCCCCACCGTTACAGGCCCGGTACCGTGGCCCTGAGAGAGATCCGTCGTTACCAGAAGTCCACCGAGCTGCTGATCCGCAAGCTGCCCTTCCAGCGCCTGGTGAGAGAGATCGCTCAGGACTTCAAGACCGATCTCCGTTTCCAGAGCTCTGCTGTCATGGCTCTACAGGAGGCCAGTGAAGCTTACCTGGTGGGTCTGTTCGAGGACACCAACTTGTGCGCCATCCACGCTAAGAGGGTCACCATCATGCCCAAAGACATCCAGCTGGCCCGCCGCATCCGCGGGGAGAGGGCTTAG
- the LOC137605704 gene encoding histone H2A type 1-like, with amino-acid sequence MSGRGKGAGKTKAKSKSRSSRAGLQFPVGRVHRLLRKGNYSERVGAGAPVYMAAVLEYLTAEILELAGNAARDNKKTRIIPRHLQLAVRNDEELNKLLGGVTIAQGGVLPNIQAVLLPKKNDKAKGK; translated from the coding sequence ATGTCTGGACGTGGCAAAGGAGCCGGAAAAACCAAAGCGAAGTCTAAGAGCCGCTCGTCCCGTGCTGGGCTTCAGTTCCCGGTCGGTCGTGTTCACCGGCTGCTGAGGAAGGGCAACTATTCCGAGCGGGTCGGTGCCGGAGCTCCGGTCTACATGGCGGCTGTGCTGGAGTACCTGACCGCTGAGATCCTGGAGCTGGCCGGAAACGCTGCCCGCGATAACAAGAAGACCAGGATCATCCCCCGACACCTACAGCTGGCCGTCCGCAACGACGAGGAGCTCAACAAGCTGCTGGGAGGGGTGACCATCGCTCAGGGCGGGGTGCTGCCCAACATCCAGGCCGTCCTGCTGCCCAAGAAGAACGACAAAGCAAAGGGGAAGTAG
- the LOC137605680 gene encoding cysteine-rich and transmembrane domain-containing protein 1-like produces the protein MNEQPPPPYFPHPPSGSSAPSFPSAFSSQPSSFPGSPYQAFPQTYGGDQSYYQGSQGTYPNLSGYQGYPSGSPWDGKKMYGETPKPNTVFLVDQNHGGGRGGAEKSCLAACSAALCCCCLWDMLTRGFR, from the exons atgAACGAGCAGCCCCCTCCTCCATACTTTCCTCACCCTCCCAGTGGCTCCTCAGCTCCAAGCTTCCCTTCGG CTTTTAGTTCTCAGCCGTCGTCTTTCCCCGGCTCACCGTATCAG GCCTTCCCTCAAACATATGGAGGAGACCAGTCTTATTACCAGGGCTCACAGGGGACCTACCCGAACCTCTCCGGGTACCAGGGTTACCCCAGCGGCTCCCCCTGGGATGGGAAGAAGATGTACGGAGAAACCCCGAAACCAAACACAG TGTTCCTGGTCGATCAGAATCACGGCGGCGGTCGCGGCGGTGCAGAGAAATCATGTCTGGCGGCGTGTTCAGCTgccctgtgctgctgctgcctctgggACATGTTGACCCGCGGCTtccgctga
- the apbb3 gene encoding amyloid-beta A4 precursor protein-binding family B member 3 isoform X1, translated as MLEGGAMMGKDYMLAILIVNYDDNIWTDQNLLLDPDLPSGWRTIKDSTGTYYWHVPTGATQWQHPSLSATPQLPDTQQEDGQQSSDVETEGPPEARSLWHEDYLTNHDPNSKCFAVRSLGWLEVEEEDLSPGRSSLAVSNVIQQLSHCSSPEQRDRPGAWGEGREMMLVLKKDTLTLLDPLDHTPLHCQPIVNIRVWGVGCNNGRDFAFVAGDKDSCVLKCHVFRCNAPAKAIATALHEMCSKMMAEKTVMRPSRSLTMESISPEDLPRQVEFLEAVRQHVQKFQVQYIGNLPVSRAMGMEVLNRAIESIMNSTDRDEWEPTVVHVTDNVLSLWKGQEGEEPFWECQVRFLTFLGVGHDSHTFAVIVDGGTQQFECHVFWCEPDAGNLSEAVQAACMVQYQKCLVAQTPPPRSKSWRMTPSKVKRANSMDSAGFLPLSSHHHSSSSGSTMAPRITKGNGGGSNVRKGMMAFFETFRNKQATTS; from the exons AtgctggagggcggagccatgATGGGCAAGGATTACATGTTGGCCATACTTATAGTCAACTATgatg ACAACATCTGGACAGACCAGAACCTGCTGCTGGATCCAGACCTTCCCTCTGGTTGGCGGACGATCAAAGACTCAACTGGAACCTATTACTGGCATGTTCCCACCGGCGCCACCCAGTGGCAGCACCCCAGCCTCAGTGCGACGCCACAGCTGCCCGACACACAG CAGGAGGATGGACAACAAAGCTCTGATGTGGAAACAGAGGGACCACCTGAGGCcag GTCTTTGTGGCATGAAGACTATCTTACCAATCATGACCCCAACTCCAAG tGTTTCGCCGTGCGGTCGCTGGGCtggctggaggtggaggaagaggaccTGTCTCCTGGTCGCAGCAGTCTGGCTGTCAGTAATGTCATCCAGCAGCTGTCTCACTGCAGCAGCCCTGAGCAGAGAGACAGGCCTGGAGCTTGGGGCGAG ggTCGAGAGATGATGCTGGTTCTGAAGAAAGATACTCTGACCCTTTTGGACCCTTTGGACCACACCCCTCTGCACTGTCAGCCAATCGTCAACATCCGTGTCTGGGGGGTGGGCTGCAACAATGGCAG ggacttTGCCTTTGTGGCAGGCGATAAGGATAGCTGTGTGCTAAAATGTCACGTGTTCCGCTGCAACGCTCCGGCTAAAGCCATCGCCACGGCGCTGCACGAGATGTGCTCCAAG ATGATGGCGGAGAAGACGGTGATGAGGCCGTCTCGGTCGCTGACGATGGAGAGCATCTCACCCGAAGACCTGCCCAGACAAG TGGAATTTCTGGAAGCGGTTCGGCAGCACGTCCAGAAGTTTCAGGTCCAGTACATCGGAAACCTGCCGGTGTCCAGAGCGATGG gcatgGAGGTGTTGAACCGTGCGATTGAAAGCATCATGAACTCCACAGACAGAGACGAGTGGGAGCCAACCGTCGTCCACGTCACCGATAACGTCCTGTCTCTGTGGAAAGGACAG gaaggggaggagccCTTCTGGGAGTGTCAGGTACGTTTCCTCACCTTTTTGGGCGTCGGCCACGACAGCCACACTTTTGCTGTGATTGTGGACGGCGGCACGCAGCAATTTGAGTGTCACGTGTTCTGGTGCGAACCAGACGCAGGAAACCTGTCTGAGGCTGTCCAGGCTGCTTGTATG GTCCAGTATCAGAAGTGTCTGGTTGCTCAGACCCCTCCTCCCAGGAGCAAGTCTTGGCGGATGACGCCGTCAAAGGTCAAGCGGGCCAACTCCATGGACAGCGCCGGATTCCTTCCCCTCTCTTCCCATCACcatagcagcagcagcggctccACGATGGCGCCGAGGATAACCAAGGGCAATGGCGGCGGCAGCAACGTGAGGAAAGGAATGATGGCGTTTTTTGAAACTTTCCGGAATAAGCAGGCCACCACCTCCTAA
- the apbb3 gene encoding amyloid-beta A4 precursor protein-binding family B member 3 isoform X2: protein MMTTSGQTRTCCWIQTFPLVGGRSKTQLEPITGMFPPAPPSGSTPASVRRHSCPTHRSLWHEDYLTNHDPNSKCFAVRSLGWLEVEEEDLSPGRSSLAVSNVIQQLSHCSSPEQRDRPGAWGEGREMMLVLKKDTLTLLDPLDHTPLHCQPIVNIRVWGVGCNNGRDFAFVAGDKDSCVLKCHVFRCNAPAKAIATALHEMCSKMMAEKTVMRPSRSLTMESISPEDLPRQVEFLEAVRQHVQKFQVQYIGNLPVSRAMGMEVLNRAIESIMNSTDRDEWEPTVVHVTDNVLSLWKGQEGEEPFWECQVRFLTFLGVGHDSHTFAVIVDGGTQQFECHVFWCEPDAGNLSEAVQAACMVQYQKCLVAQTPPPRSKSWRMTPSKVKRANSMDSAGFLPLSSHHHSSSSGSTMAPRITKGNGGGSNVRKGMMAFFETFRNKQATTS, encoded by the exons ATgatg ACAACATCTGGACAGACCAGAACCTGCTGCTGGATCCAGACCTTCCCTCTGGTTGGCGGACGATCAAAGACTCAACTGGAACCTATTACTGGCATGTTCCCACCGGCGCCACCCAGTGGCAGCACCCCAGCCTCAGTGCGACGCCACAGCTGCCCGACACACAG GTCTTTGTGGCATGAAGACTATCTTACCAATCATGACCCCAACTCCAAG tGTTTCGCCGTGCGGTCGCTGGGCtggctggaggtggaggaagaggaccTGTCTCCTGGTCGCAGCAGTCTGGCTGTCAGTAATGTCATCCAGCAGCTGTCTCACTGCAGCAGCCCTGAGCAGAGAGACAGGCCTGGAGCTTGGGGCGAG ggTCGAGAGATGATGCTGGTTCTGAAGAAAGATACTCTGACCCTTTTGGACCCTTTGGACCACACCCCTCTGCACTGTCAGCCAATCGTCAACATCCGTGTCTGGGGGGTGGGCTGCAACAATGGCAG ggacttTGCCTTTGTGGCAGGCGATAAGGATAGCTGTGTGCTAAAATGTCACGTGTTCCGCTGCAACGCTCCGGCTAAAGCCATCGCCACGGCGCTGCACGAGATGTGCTCCAAG ATGATGGCGGAGAAGACGGTGATGAGGCCGTCTCGGTCGCTGACGATGGAGAGCATCTCACCCGAAGACCTGCCCAGACAAG TGGAATTTCTGGAAGCGGTTCGGCAGCACGTCCAGAAGTTTCAGGTCCAGTACATCGGAAACCTGCCGGTGTCCAGAGCGATGG gcatgGAGGTGTTGAACCGTGCGATTGAAAGCATCATGAACTCCACAGACAGAGACGAGTGGGAGCCAACCGTCGTCCACGTCACCGATAACGTCCTGTCTCTGTGGAAAGGACAG gaaggggaggagccCTTCTGGGAGTGTCAGGTACGTTTCCTCACCTTTTTGGGCGTCGGCCACGACAGCCACACTTTTGCTGTGATTGTGGACGGCGGCACGCAGCAATTTGAGTGTCACGTGTTCTGGTGCGAACCAGACGCAGGAAACCTGTCTGAGGCTGTCCAGGCTGCTTGTATG GTCCAGTATCAGAAGTGTCTGGTTGCTCAGACCCCTCCTCCCAGGAGCAAGTCTTGGCGGATGACGCCGTCAAAGGTCAAGCGGGCCAACTCCATGGACAGCGCCGGATTCCTTCCCCTCTCTTCCCATCACcatagcagcagcagcggctccACGATGGCGCCGAGGATAACCAAGGGCAATGGCGGCGGCAGCAACGTGAGGAAAGGAATGATGGCGTTTTTTGAAACTTTCCGGAATAAGCAGGCCACCACCTCCTAA